The Sinorhizobium chiapasense sequence TCCGGCTTACGAGAACATCCCAGATCCCAATTACCAGGCGCTGGCTTCCTTGATGAAGCAAACCGCGCTCGAAGCGTCTCGGTAAATACGATCATGCACGATACCAGTGTCGCACCGCTGCTTCAGATCAAGGATCTTCGCGTCCGGTTCGAGTCGACACGCGGATCCACCGAGATTTTGCGCGGCATCGATCTGCATATCGGGCGCGGCGAGATTCTCGGCCTTGTCGGGGAGTCGGGATGCGGAAAAAGTGTTACCTGGCTTGCCGTCCTTCGGGTACTTGGACGGCAAGCAAGGACTACCGGTTCCGTTCTGTTCGAAGGATCGAACCTTCTGAGTCTCAACGAAAAAGCCATGGCTGCCCTTCGTGGCCGGCGCTTGGCAATGATTGTCCAAGATGCCACAGCGTCACTTAATCCGATCCACACGATCGGATTTCAGCTTGCCGAAACACTGGTTCTGCATCGCAAGTTCGGATGGAGCACCGCGCGCGCTGAAGCAAAGCGATTGCTCGATCGGGTTCGAATACCAGCTGCAGAGCGACGCCTCGGTCAATACCCTCACGAGCTCTCCGGGGGCACGAACCAACGCGTGGCAATCGCCATGGCCTTGGCAGGAGAGCCGGACCTGCTTGTCGCAGACGAACCCACAACTGCGCTCGACGTCACAGTGCAGGCTCAAGTTTTGGACCTGCTCAGAGAGATCAGGAGCGACACGGGCATGTCAATTGTCCTTATCTCACATGATCTAGGCGTCGTGCGCGAAACCAGCGACCGGATTGCCGTGATGTATGCGGGAAGACTCGTGGAGATGGCGTCATCATCTGATTTCTGGCGCCGAGCGGAACATCCGTATACGCGTGGTCTTCTTGCCGCCGCTCCCGATATTGATGAGCCGGTCGGCCGGCTACGAGCGATACCCGGTCAAGTTCCTGCCCCAAGTGACATCTCGGGTGGATGCGCATTCGCGGCCCGATGTCCCGAGGCCATGCCGAGTTGTTCGGTTGTGACGCCGCCAATAGCCCTGGTTACGAACGATCATTGCGTCGCCTGCCTGAGGACCGGCTCCTGCGACGCGGAACTGGCTAGGATAAACCGTGAGGTCTCGGCATGACATCCTTTCTGACTGTGCAAGGGCTGACGAAACATTTCAATGTCCGATCCGGCGCCGGCCTTTTTGCGCCCAAGGTTCCGTTAAGGGCAGTCGATGACGTCTCCTTTTCCGTCAAGCGCGGAGAAACGCTCGGCATCGTTGGCGAGTCGGGTTGCGGCAAGTCGACAACCGGCCGCCTCGTCCTCGGGATGATGGCGCCAACAAGTGGATCGATCCTCCTTGACGGAACGCCGGTGCAAACGCGTCACAATGCCGTCTGGAGAGCGCAAAGGCAACGCATGCAGATAGTCTATCAGGACCCCCTGTCCTTTCTTGATCGACGTCTCCCGATCGGACGCCAGGTCATGGAACCGCTCGTCGTCCACGGCGTAGGTACCTCCACGGCGGAACGGAGAGAGAAGGCCCAGGCCCTTCTGTCCACCGTCGGGCTACGGCCGGACCAGTTCGCCAGTTACCCCCACGAACTCTCGGGTGGTCAGCGGCAGCGAGTCATCCTGGCCCGGGCGCTGGTACTCGATCCGGATCTTCTGGTCTGCGACGAGCCGGTTTCCGCCCTGGATGTGTCGGTCGGGGCGCAGGTGGTCAATCTGCTGAAGGATGTGCAGGCGAGCAGAGGTCTCACCTATCTGTTCATCAGCCACGATCTGAAGATCGTTCGTCAGATCGCTGATCGAGTGATCGTGATGTATCTCGGCAGGATCATGGAGGAAGCTGCCGCCGAAGAACTTTTCCGGCATCCCCTGCATCCCTATACGCAAGCGCTGATGGCGGCGGTCCCCAGCGTGAAACCACGATCTCAGCGCGGTCTCATGATCCAGGGGGATCCGCCCAATCCGATGGAAGTCCCGAATGGATGCGTCTTCCATCCACGCTGCCCTTTCGCATCGAAGCTATGCCAAACAAAACGGCCAGAGCTTCGTATGATCGCACCCAACCGTTACGCAGCGTGCCACCATCCTCAAGACGACATGGTTCGCTCAGGCAGAAGACTGGAGAGCGCGTGATGTTGGGGTATGTCTCTGCCCGTTGCCTACGCGCCTTGGCGACTCTTCTCTTGATCGTGACGGTCACTTTCGTCGTGCTGCGCCTCTCAGGGGACCCGGCTATCAACATTTTGGGTCTCGATGCTTCGGATGAGGCCATCCGCGAATTTCGCCGAAGCTGGGGTCTCGATCAGTCGATATGGGTTCAATACGTCCGATATCTGCAAGCGGTCATGGAAGGAAATCTCGGACGCTCCATGCTTGATGGACGCAGCGCCTCGGATGTCGTCCTCGAACGCTTGCCGGCAACGTTGGCGATTATGGCTCCTGGCTTCATCCTGCAATTGCTGATTGGCATTCCTGCCGGCCTCTTCAGTGCGCTGCGGCGCAACACTTGGATGGATCGGCTCGTCATGACCGGTTCGATCGTCGGCTTCACCATGCCCGGCTTTGTTTTCGGTCTGTTGCTGATCATGGTGTTTGCCGTCAGACTGCACTGGCTCCCCTCCGGAGGCGCGGGCACGGTCTCGCATGTCATCCTGCCCGTGCTGACGCTCGGCGCGTTTGGTGGCGCAAAGCTAGCCCGGTTTACTCGTTCGGCCATCATCGACGTACTAGGCCAGCCCCATGTGCGAGCCGCGACGCTCAGAGGAATTCCGCGGTCGCGAATGGTATTGCTCCATGTGGTTCCGAACGCGGCCCTGCCGGTCGTCACCATCATCGGGCTGATGCTGGGCGGCCTGGTGGCAGGCGCGGTGGTCGTTGAAAGCGTGTTTTCCTGGCCAGGAATCGGTCGATTGCTTGTGTCTTCCGTCGCGAGCCGAGATCTCGCCGTCGTTCAGACGATCCTGCTGATGATCGGCGCCGCCATGGTTCTCGCCAACTTCGGCGTGGACCTGCTCTATGGGCTTCTCGATCCCCGTCTGCGGCACGGGCAGAGCGACGGCGCAAGGAAAGGATGACGCAGATGGCTATGGTCTCAACCCGCTCTACGCTCACCTGGCG is a genomic window containing:
- a CDS encoding ABC transporter ATP-binding protein, with protein sequence MHDTSVAPLLQIKDLRVRFESTRGSTEILRGIDLHIGRGEILGLVGESGCGKSVTWLAVLRVLGRQARTTGSVLFEGSNLLSLNEKAMAALRGRRLAMIVQDATASLNPIHTIGFQLAETLVLHRKFGWSTARAEAKRLLDRVRIPAAERRLGQYPHELSGGTNQRVAIAMALAGEPDLLVADEPTTALDVTVQAQVLDLLREIRSDTGMSIVLISHDLGVVRETSDRIAVMYAGRLVEMASSSDFWRRAEHPYTRGLLAAAPDIDEPVGRLRAIPGQVPAPSDISGGCAFAARCPEAMPSCSVVTPPIALVTNDHCVACLRTGSCDAELARINREVSA
- a CDS encoding ABC transporter ATP-binding protein translates to MTSFLTVQGLTKHFNVRSGAGLFAPKVPLRAVDDVSFSVKRGETLGIVGESGCGKSTTGRLVLGMMAPTSGSILLDGTPVQTRHNAVWRAQRQRMQIVYQDPLSFLDRRLPIGRQVMEPLVVHGVGTSTAERREKAQALLSTVGLRPDQFASYPHELSGGQRQRVILARALVLDPDLLVCDEPVSALDVSVGAQVVNLLKDVQASRGLTYLFISHDLKIVRQIADRVIVMYLGRIMEEAAAEELFRHPLHPYTQALMAAVPSVKPRSQRGLMIQGDPPNPMEVPNGCVFHPRCPFASKLCQTKRPELRMIAPNRYAACHHPQDDMVRSGRRLESA
- a CDS encoding ABC transporter permease, whose amino-acid sequence is MLGYVSARCLRALATLLLIVTVTFVVLRLSGDPAINILGLDASDEAIREFRRSWGLDQSIWVQYVRYLQAVMEGNLGRSMLDGRSASDVVLERLPATLAIMAPGFILQLLIGIPAGLFSALRRNTWMDRLVMTGSIVGFTMPGFVFGLLLIMVFAVRLHWLPSGGAGTVSHVILPVLTLGAFGGAKLARFTRSAIIDVLGQPHVRAATLRGIPRSRMVLLHVVPNAALPVVTIIGLMLGGLVAGAVVVESVFSWPGIGRLLVSSVASRDLAVVQTILLMIGAAMVLANFGVDLLYGLLDPRLRHGQSDGARKG